A stretch of DNA from Endozoicomonas sp. 8E:
ATGGTTTACACTGAATTCACCGAGTTTTTTATGGATTTGAGTCTCCAGCTCATCAGTTAATTGTTCTTCAGAGATACCCAGAACTGCTGCCTTCCTGGCTTTATCATCCATACACGCAAGAAGCATTCCCAAAACCGGAGCCAGACTGGTAGAAGACACTACTTTGCTTTCGTCGTCCCTGACACCTTTAGCGCTGAGGATGCCTAATGACACTTTGTCCAGCAGTTTTTTAACAATATCAGAAGCTTGTGAGGTGGTCTCAAAGGATGAGTCTGGCAGATTAAATGGCTGCCACTGCGCCGTATTGATAGAAGGTCTGATAGAGTCCATAGTCTTCTCTCCTTTTCCTGATACAAATTAATTAGTGAGAATAAACTCACTGCTTCCATGCTGAGCAAATAGACATAAATGTTGAGTTGCAGCATTGCCATTACTAATTGATATTAAAGTATTTCCTTTCTCTGAAATCACTGACCGGTTAGTTAGTTACGATAACACCTTATTCCCTGCAATAGAGTCTGGTTGCCATAGTGGAGGTATCTCTGCCCGAAAACTTTAATTGTCCGTCTTTGTAACCTATGGGGACCACTATAGGTTAAGCTTTTGTTAATAAAAAATCCGGAGGTGGTTAATCTCCGGATTTGGCATTGTATATATCTATGATTGTTTAGAAGTTAATTTCTCCCGAATTGTATCCCAGGCAGAAAATGAAATATCTACCTTAAAGCGATTAGAATCCTCCCAAATTTCAATAAAACATTGATTTTTGTAATTAAGCCATTCTATTATTTTTTCTTTGATTTTAATGGCGTTTTCCTTGCTGTCAGTTTTGATAGATAATTCAGATTTAGTTGCATCAGCACTTTTGATATTAAATTCCCCATTCGGATCAAAACTATGATGTATTAATGCGCTTACATCAAGACTCAAAAAATATTTATCATCATTTAACTTGTCTTTTATAGATTGAATAGTTTTTTCAGTTGTTTTTACGTCTATTTTGGATGCAAATCTTTTTGTGTGATCTGTAGAATTTTCCATAGAAGTTCTTTTGCTATCAGCTATCAAGTCATTAGGTTTCAAACTTTTATCAGCTTTCATGTCATTAGATTTCAAAGTTTTAGCTGAGTTTTCTTCGCCTGGATAAAATTCAAAAAAGTCGCCATCCTTAACGATTAACTCAAGTAACCGATTACCTTTTTTGTCTACAATGGCCATGTAACCAGGGCAGACAAAACCAAAGCTGGGGATTTTAGAAAGACCCCTTTCAGTAATTTCTGCCTTAGTTGCAACCTTGCCTCGAGCACCTTCTTCATCAATGGTTGTTGTGATCTTCTGAAAAACCTTAAAATCATGATTCCAAAAGTTGCCGAGTCTTGATAAGTCTTCTGCGCGTATTACATCGGTTCCAAATTCCTTGCAAATTTTCTCGAGTAATTGAGAATCACAACTGTTTTCTATCTTTATTTTAGGTAGTGTTATATGAAATTTGGCTTTATTGCGATTTAAACCGTCAATCAGATAATCAATTGTTCCGGAATCAAGTCTGTTAATTGCTGTCGCACTTTCTTTTTGCGGTGTTATCGCAACTAATTTAAGCTCTTCTCCATTCGCAGATCGGAAATTTTTGGCAATGGCACCAAATATATTATTAAAAGAATAGTGACAGACTTCTGTCATTCTCATCATCTTGACATTATCAATACGAGTTCCATCTGCACATAGAAATGAACGCGCGCATGTATTTTTTAGAGGAAACGTATGCTCCCAGCTACACAGGAATTCCATCACATTACCTATGACCGCTGAAATTTTATCCAGTTGAGTTTTCGAATAACCTTCAAACAACTTTTTAATTCTTCCATTGGTTTTCTCATTAATGAAATCTTCTGTAACTTTCCCTATGCAACTGTCATGACACTCCAACTTTTTAGTTTGATAGCATTCAGACAGATTCTGTTCAAACTGCTCATTTCTGGTAGCATCCCTGGTCGCTATAAAGTTAGCGCAAAAGACTGCCTGATCTTCATCACCATGATTACCGTAAGAGTGGTCTTTGCTGAATTCACCGAGTTTTTTATGGATTTCAGTCTCCAGCTCATCGGTTAAGGATTCTTCGGGGATTCCGAGAATCAATGCCTTTCTGGCTTTATCATCCATACTCAACAGAATCATACCCACTACCGGAGTCAGGCTGACAGAAGAGACTACCTTGCTTTTGTCGTCTTTTTCACCTTGAGTACACAAGATCGCTAGTGACAGTTTATTCATTAGTTTTTTAACAATCTTTGAAGCCTGTGAGGTGATCTCGAAGGAAGTTGCTGGTATATTAGATGGCTGCCATTGCATAGTTTGGCTTAAAGATCTAGTTGTTCCGGTTGAGTGGGTAAAAGAGTCCATAGTATTCTCTCCTTGGTTGCTACAAATTAAGTGAGAATAAACTCACTGCTTCCATGCTATTGCAAATAGCCATAAATGACGATTACAGCATTGTCAGGCTTTACTGAAATATCGGTTGGGTTTGTCGTGTTTACTATGCTTAGAAACTGTTGCTAATAAAAAACTCCGGAGCTGATCAGTCCCTGAATTTAGCATTATATTTATTCACGATTTACTAGCAGTTAACTTTTTCAGCAGAGTATCCCATGCATTAGATTTAACTTCAACTCTAAAATATTCGATAAAATTTTCAAACCTAAATAAATCCTTATATTCTTCTCCAATTAATTCTAATATTCTTTTTTTAAGATTTTTGGCGTCATCCAAAGAAGCGACATCGATATCTAGTTCGGGTAAGCACTTTACCCGAGCGTTAATAATATCAAGCTCTTCATCCTGGTTAAATCTATGTTGTATTAAAATAGTCATATCACCATAGCGAAGAGGATTGGAAAGAAACTCATTGATTCTAATTTCAATAGCGTCTTCAATATTTTTTATATTATTTGCGCTTTTTTGAACTGCGTACCATCTAGCATCAAATGTATAGTTTCTTTTGGGAGTTAGATCATCATCGCTATCGGAGTCATCAAAGCTATCAGAGTCATCAAAGCTATCAAACATCAGATCGTCAGAGTCCTGGTTTTCCACGGTTTCCAAAAATCTGTCATCCTTAATGACCAAATCAAGCAACCGATTACCTTCTGAGTCTACAATGCCAATGTAGCCAGGGCATAGAAATTCAAAGTCAGGGATTTCAGGATCGTCCTTTACGGTGGTTTTTTCGGCATTGGTAACTGGCTTGCAAGCATCTTGTTCATCAACGGTTACTGTAATGTTCTGAATCATATTTAAATTTTGGTCTGCCTGTTCGCCTAATTTTGATAAATCTCCTGCTACTAGTGTGTTGATTTCACATGCCTGATGAATTCTTTTGAATAATTGGTTTTCACAAGTTTCCATGTTTATTTTTGGTAGCTTTACGTTTAATGTCATTTTATTATCATTTAATCTTTCAATCAGGTGATCAATTGTTTCAGAATCAAGAAGTGTAATTAAGAACGTAGATTCAATACGCGGTTTT
This window harbors:
- a CDS encoding serpin family protein — protein: MDSFTHSTGTTRSLSQTMQWQPSNIPATSFEITSQASKIVKKLMNKLSLAILCTQGEKDDKSKVVSSVSLTPVVGMILLSMDDKARKALILGIPEESLTDELETEIHKKLGEFSKDHSYGNHGDEDQAVFCANFIATRDATRNEQFEQNLSECYQTKKLECHDSCIGKVTEDFINEKTNGRIKKLFEGYSKTQLDKISAVIGNVMEFLCSWEHTFPLKNTCARSFLCADGTRIDNVKMMRMTEVCHYSFNNIFGAIAKNFRSANGEELKLVAITPQKESATAINRLDSGTIDYLIDGLNRNKAKFHITLPKIKIENSCDSQLLEKICKEFGTDVIRAEDLSRLGNFWNHDFKVFQKITTTIDEEGARGKVATKAEITERGLSKIPSFGFVCPGYMAIVDKKGNRLLELIVKDGDFFEFYPGEENSAKTLKSNDMKADKSLKPNDLIADSKRTSMENSTDHTKRFASKIDVKTTEKTIQSIKDKLNDDKYFLSLDVSALIHHSFDPNGEFNIKSADATKSELSIKTDSKENAIKIKEKIIEWLNYKNQCFIEIWEDSNRFKVDISFSAWDTIREKLTSKQS
- a CDS encoding serpin family protein, translated to MQPLGYSIERTSLSPQPLNLPDTSSKITVVASQVVKNLMDRVKFSILDFTGESSIALSSVGLAANLGMLLASMDDKDKKAMILGIPVEALTDELETEIHKELGQLSVNHAYVKHPGQKQAISCTNFIAIKDASRNEQFEKRLSECYQTELECHVSCVADVTETYIKEKTNGKINSLFDGYSEAQRHEITAAIVNAMSFDFQGIWETSLSSDKITTGNFMCTTEIDLKKVKMMSTTDNFPIADNGKFIAIAKELKSINGENLRLVAIKPRIESTFLITLLDSETIDHLIERLNDNKMTLNVKLPKINMETCENQLFKRIHQACEINTLVAGDLSKLGEQADQNLNMIQNITVTVDEQDACKPVTNAEKTTVKDDPEIPDFEFLCPGYIGIVDSEGNRLLDLVIKDDRFLETVENQDSDDLMFDSFDDSDSFDDSDSDDDLTPKRNYTFDARWYAVQKSANNIKNIEDAIEIRINEFLSNPLRYGDMTILIQHRFNQDEELDIINARVKCLPELDIDVASLDDAKNLKKRILELIGEEYKDLFRFENFIEYFRVEVKSNAWDTLLKKLTASKS